A window of the Acidimicrobiales bacterium genome harbors these coding sequences:
- a CDS encoding ATP-dependent Clp protease proteolytic subunit, whose translation MSYLVPTVVEQTSRGERAYDLYSRLLADRVIFLGTEVDDASANLIIGQLLHLESQNPEADIQLYINSPGGSVTAGFGIYDTMQYIQPDVATICVGQAASWSAVLLAAGAPGKRMTLPNSRVLIHQPHGGAQGQTTDMEIQIEEMRHARLRIEELLALHTGQPRDRVARDIERDYIVRGQAAVDYGLVDLVVSDRRAASSTTAIGPDRPALGAPPADRELVASNANDGAERPETAA comes from the coding sequence GTGAGCTATCTCGTCCCCACCGTCGTGGAGCAAACCAGCCGAGGGGAGCGGGCCTACGACCTCTACTCTCGGCTCCTGGCCGATCGAGTGATCTTCCTCGGCACCGAGGTCGATGACGCCAGTGCCAACCTGATCATCGGGCAGTTGTTGCACCTGGAGTCGCAGAATCCCGAGGCCGACATCCAGCTCTACATCAACAGCCCCGGCGGTTCGGTCACGGCCGGCTTCGGGATCTACGACACGATGCAGTACATCCAGCCCGATGTGGCGACGATCTGCGTCGGGCAGGCTGCCTCGTGGTCGGCGGTACTCCTCGCTGCCGGTGCGCCGGGCAAGCGAATGACCCTGCCGAACTCTCGGGTGCTGATCCACCAGCCCCACGGTGGCGCTCAGGGCCAGACCACCGACATGGAAATCCAGATCGAGGAGATGCGCCACGCCCGTCTGCGCATCGAGGAGCTGCTCGCTCTCCACACCGGTCAACCACGTGATCGGGTGGCTCGTGACATCGAGCGGGACTACATCGTGCGAGGCCAGGCCGCAGTCGACTACGGCCTCGTCGATCTCGTGGTCAGCGATCGGCGCGCCGCTTCATCCACCACCGCCATCGGCCCCGATCGCCCAGCGTTGGGCGCACCGCCCGCGGACCGAGAGCTCGTGGCCTCGAACGCGAATGATGGTGCCGAGCGACCGGAAACGGCAGCCTGA
- a CDS encoding SRPBCC domain-containing protein, with protein MADQSDTPTPTETERAISEIEIDADCERVWQALTTDDGLSAWFGPDSTIDPTDGGAISTPDIATGRPRVGYVTELEPERRLDFVWWPTDDPEQHSSVSITLTPRPSNGSNPITIVRVVEERIVPVPVMASALGTTSASVVASSLGNSAWAWRGAMLAVGTHVARV; from the coding sequence ATGGCCGACCAATCCGACACCCCCACCCCGACTGAGACCGAGCGAGCGATCAGCGAGATCGAGATCGATGCCGACTGCGAGCGGGTCTGGCAGGCGCTCACGACCGACGACGGTCTGAGCGCCTGGTTCGGACCCGACTCGACCATCGATCCGACGGACGGCGGCGCGATCTCGACACCCGACATCGCCACCGGTCGGCCCCGGGTTGGCTACGTCACCGAACTCGAACCCGAGCGCCGCCTCGACTTCGTGTGGTGGCCGACCGATGATCCCGAACAACACTCGTCGGTATCGATCACGCTCACCCCGCGACCAAGCAACGGCTCGAACCCCATCACCATCGTTCGAGTGGTCGAGGAGCGAATCGTGCCCGTGCCCGTCATGGCCTCGGCGCTCGGCACGACTTCGGCGTCTGTCGTGGCCTCGTCCCTCGGCAACTCGGCGTGGGCCTGGCGAGGGGCCATGCTGGCCGTCGGGACGCACGTCGCCCGAGTCTGA
- a CDS encoding metalloregulator ArsR/SmtB family transcription factor, which yields MPPQPSPGPVFAALADPTRREIFETLARTGSGTATALTSAFGISRQAIAKHLSLLNEAGLTSATRAGRETVHTPQLEPLHALTDWVAVVEGDWSRRLGALSDYVTKACETT from the coding sequence GTGCCCCCGCAACCATCACCGGGGCCGGTCTTCGCGGCGCTCGCCGACCCGACCCGACGCGAGATCTTCGAGACGCTCGCCCGCACCGGCAGCGGCACGGCCACGGCGCTCACGTCGGCCTTCGGCATCAGCCGCCAGGCCATCGCCAAGCACCTCTCACTGCTCAACGAGGCGGGGCTCACCTCGGCCACCCGAGCCGGCCGCGAAACGGTGCACACACCCCAGCTCGAACCTCTGCATGCACTGACCGACTGGGTCGCCGTCGTCGAAGGGGACTGGTCGAGGCGGCTCGGAGCGCTCTCCGACTACGTCACCAAGGCCTGCGAGACCACCTGA